The DNA sequence CATTGTGAAGATTAATAATGTATTGATGTGATGCAGATAATATTATGGAATATTTGATGTGCCAGTTATTTTTGAAGACCAATTGAATCTGTGGTTTTATTGAATCGCTTCAACATACAACGAGGAAACAAATTTATGGAATTACAGAACCGTAAATTACAATGAAACCACTCTTGAAAGTTAATTTACAGACACAATTATTTGCTACAATACGAGAAAACATATATGCTGTGTTACATCAAGAGCATCCcacaatttatttgattttcaacAAAAGGATATAGTAATAACAACATAACTGATACAAAGAATGAGTCTCGTTCGCTTGGGCAGAAAATTCGATAGATGAAACTGATAGCAGAAACTAGCTTTACCTAACTAGCAATCTTGTAGCTCGGGTTAACAAGATTATCTAAGCCTGCTACCACTTGGATCGACTCTATAACATCGCCAACCTTGAGGTCTGCTAAAAGCTCTTCATTTTGCGTTACATAGCCGAACACTGCATATCGACCGTCCAATATGTTGGCATTGCTAGGAGTTAGTTCACTTTCTTTCAACAGCCAAAATACCTGACTTGATGCAGAATTGTCCTCGAATTCCTGAGGATTACAAAACGAATGGCTTTCAAGAATTCTGCTCTTCGAAGGCACTGATATCAAATGATAGAGGCGAGGAAAGCTTAGAATTTTTACCTCTCGAGCCATGGCCATGGTTCCAAATGCATTGAATGGAAGCTTTGTTTGAGCCTTGTATAGGCCGAGCTCCTGTACAACGACGTGCATTATATGAAATTCACAAACGAAAACGTACATGTCAGTAAGTGATTCCATAAGGTATTGTGAATACTTACTTCTAGAGTTTCTCCATAGAAGGGTGCCTTTTCTCCAACCACCATAATTTCAAGAGGTATAGTGCGGACTTTTTCTGTACTAGGGTCGATGAAGCCCTCAGCAGGACCATCAGGATCTCCTGTTTGGACTACAAAGCCGTCCGCtggaaaagaaacaaaattacaGTTCTATAAGTGTTACTGAAATAGATAACACCAGATAAAAATTAGGGAATGTGTACATTTTTTCAAGATTAGTAAATAAGCCTTCTTAGGTATACTTGCCTCTTTGGATCTCCATTCCGTCATAGAAATGTCGTTGCACCAAATCCACAAAATTTCCAGAAGTTACAGGGGCATTGTAACCATCCAAAACTATACGAAACACACATTCCTCCAAGTTAGGGTTGTCCTTGACCTTGACCTTCATATCTACAGTTGCTCTTCCCTTCAGCAATGGCATGTTTTTGTACTCTTCCGGTACTTCATACGGAAAGCCATCAACCATATCCTCTTCAACTCTGCAGAAATCCAATGCCCCAGGAATCTCAGCTGCAGTCAATGACAAGGGTCTAAATGAGATAAACATATTTTGGGAAGGGCTAATTCTTCGTTTTTTTCTCCGATCTCTAGACCTAAATCGGATCCCACTACAAAATCTTCGAAGACTAAGGCCTGGAGTGGTTCTAATCCGCTATTGAGGTTTGAGAATATCTAGCCGGTAACATCACCTAAATGACAAACTCGTGGAAAGTATCAGAAGTATTCAAACTCCATAAAAATACTCAAATTCACGCATCATACTAAGTGAATTTGAAGCACGCGTATATGTGATATAGCTAAAACCATTTTAATCCTATTGTGTTTCTCTCTTGCAAGATAACCAAGATATGAAAACATGCCAGAATCTCAGCAAATCATATCTTTAAACACTGAGATTACTTAACAACCATCTCAACTCACCCTCCAACATAATTGAGCAGCTCCTTCTGCTTAGGTGCGACTCCATCCCGGTTCCTGTCCTCCACGATCTTCATCATCTCATCAAATCCCGCCTCCAGTTTGTTAAGCAGTGCAATCCCATCATCCACCTTCGACTTTGCCAGACCTTTAACTATCATAGTCCTACCTTCCTTCAGCGCCCTCGACGCCTGCCTCACATTCTACACCTCAAGCAATACAAACAATCATCAAAAGCACAgcaaaaaacaacaattttgacAAAACACAACAAATCACACAAAATTCCTCACTCTTTCCACAGAATCAAGGGCTTTCACACCAGCAATCTTCAAACTCTCCGTTATATCTTCCAGAGGCTTCTGCACCTCCCTTATCGCTTTGTTATCAATAGGCAATGCGTATCTCAGTAAAGCACCAGGGTCCTTAATTGGCGGCCCGGAAATCAGAACTGAAACATCCGGCAATGCCGGAGCAATCGCTGCAGCATTGGCCGATTCCAAGCTCCCCAAATCGCTAAACCCACCCAATAAACCTACTGCCAGTGCAATCGAAATCGCGCCCTTTTTAATTGAAGAACACCAATCCCTCTGCTCAAACTTCATAGCATGAATACTCTCGATTAGAAACAGAATCATCCAAAATTAGTAGTAGCAAAATCGTGGAGCTCACCTGTTCAGAGATTGATTCAATTGCATTGGATTTTTGCGAGCACAGAGGCTTGAATTGATGAGTGGAAGGGGTCGATTTGATGCAATTAGATCGAGAGGTAGGGCTGGCAAGCTTCTGAGGTGCTTCGAAGCGTGAAAAGGAATGAGTGTGGCATGAAATAATGGCCGCCATTGGTGAAAAAAGCTCGCGAAGTTTTCAGCAAAGCGATTGCAGCATTGGCGGATTGCTAGGTGACTAGGAAAGGGAAATTGATTGATTGGGGAGAGAGAGGATAAGGTTATGTGGCGGAAGAGAATCTAGAAGAGGgcacagagagagagagtgatgaTGTGGAGAGAGAAGAATCGAGTCAACCTCACACTCTAGATAAGCTCATCTTCAACATTTAGCTTTGCTGATCCGACCCGTTTTTAACCGGATTGTGGGTTTCGGATTCGGGGCCCGACTCGAATTCTATCGGGAGATTAGATCAACACAGACATTTAGTGTAACTGCTTTGGGTTACAAATGTGACAAAGTGTCATTCAAGGACGCGTGCTGGAGCTAAACCTGGACTGGTAGCATCTGGAGGATCCGAACGTAGCGAACGCATGTGGGCATCCTTGTGCCGGGCTTCGTTTGCATGATTCACCACCACGTTATGTTGGCCGTGTGTTCATCGCAAAATTAGATTGTTTATTTGGTCTATTTTAGTGGACCAAAAAGATTAAGCTAAGCTCGTATAAAGTACAAGCCCAACAACCATGCCTAAAGAACAGCCAAAAGACCATTGACAAATCCAAGTCCAAAGTTCCAACACTGGGCCTCAACGTCGGTGCGCGCGAGTGTGCGTGTGGGTtttacacatatttttgttcacagtggttattatttgtaataattTAGTCTCATAAATACAAGTTTAATGAAGATGCTGAAATCAATATGGGATTAATTCATGCACATTCATTAATCTCATAGCTTTGTTATTGTGACTaactttaattcattaatttctgaatcggtttagaaaaataaatataacacGATTATCTACACAAAAGTAACGGAACTGTGATCAATTCTAAATCGTTGAATTCATCTATCGGTCTACCTAAGGAACCAAGAATGTGCTATCTTTCTTGGATGGGGCTTCATTCCGTCAGTTTGATAAGAAAATGTGGATGTCAATGTTCTATGTTGTCTCGTGGTCCATTTGGAATATAAGAAACAAGACCATGTTTCATGATTTCAAGCCTAATTGGGAATTCGAGAAGAAGAGGCTCGTATGGCGACTTGGTCTGTAGATACGTGGATGGTGTTGGGACTTTCCATTCTCTCCAGAACAAGTGATGGATAACCTACACAATATTAGAGGATGGTCAGAACCAAAGAGAGCACGGAAAATGaatctcattttctcaaaGAAAGTGGCACGGAGTAAAACACACACAGAGAGCTAGACTACGATGTCCACATGGGGTTAGCTTTCTTTGTCTTTAATGTCTTAGCTTGGTGTGCGTAGTGTCCCAAGTGGCTATAGtctattgttttgttttctttatttttgttttgtaactCTCTAGTCACTTTTGGCTGGGGAGGTTTGAGTATTTTGATGCATCTGTtacacatataaaaaaaatactatattattgAATTTCGCAAAATTAAACTTTACATCACTTATACGACATAATCGAAATGCTTTAGATTCCAACAAGAACTGATAAAATTCGAAAATGATGCTATAATCTCGACTCTGTTACATTtaatcgaataaaaaaaaacatataaagaATAATCTCTGAGTCTGTTCGATGGGCTGATAATGATTGATGGGCTGATTATATATGGGCTCATTTGAGCAATGGAGTGCTAAATTTGATCGGAGAATGCTACAGAGTCCAGTGTGAAATTTCTAGTATTCTATTCGATGTATTATACGGGGGAAGTCACATTTTCGGCTTACAAGTTCAGTcattggaatttaattaaatatttgttttgaggtttgaatttattttaatcagcATCAATAATTGATTTTAGCTAACATAGCTATTGCAAAAACGACACTTAAATATGCAAGGTTATTCATTGTCAGTCCTTAGTTCTGACAGTTAGTAGTATTTGTCAACTAAATCGCACAAATACGTATAATTTGATAGTACTAAACAACTTATGAAGGCAACAAAAAATCATACCGCAATAAATACATAAGATATTTGGGTGTGCATTTAAAAccaataattaaaagtaaatatgaatatataaagaaattaatattaggACTAGGAAATATTGACAAATTTAATTGGAAGAGCCATGTCAACAAACTGATTTTAGTGAAACTTACTATTTTAGTGAGCAAATTAATATGGAAGTAAatgaaataagtaaaatataaacGCAAAATTCGAAAAAACACTGATAGAAATGTATCAAATACAGAGAGATGAGGATCTAATCTTGTACTAATATAGAGTTGCAAAAcccttctcttcttctcacATGCAGGTGGTGTAGTTCCAGCAACCACTTATAATTTCAACCGACTAGGAAGCAATACAAAACtgatttcattaataaattattttaaaatacaaactgaaataaattatgataatttcaATTGGTTGGGTCATAATTTGAATCCTTACCTACCAAATCTTCAATCAATTTCTGTACTTTTAAACCTGGTTAGTTGAGCTCAGTCCCTAGCTAGAATTTTAACGAATAAAGCTCTCTTGCTCTAGTAAAAatctaatactactaatatgaTTTTCAGTGAAAAGCAAAA is a window from the Salvia hispanica cultivar TCC Black 2014 chromosome 1, UniMelb_Shisp_WGS_1.0, whole genome shotgun sequence genome containing:
- the LOC125223605 gene encoding peptidyl-prolyl cis-trans isomerase CYP38, chloroplastic, producing the protein MAAIISCHTHSFSRFEAPQKLASPTSRSNCIKSTPSTHQFKPLCSQKSNAIESISEQFEQRDWCSSIKKGAISIALAVGLLGGFSDLGSLESANAAAIAPALPDVSVLISGPPIKDPGALLRYALPIDNKAIREVQKPLEDITESLKIAGVKALDSVERNVRQASRALKEGRTMIVKGLAKSKVDDGIALLNKLEAGFDEMMKIVEDRNRDGVAPKQKELLNYVGGVEEDMVDGFPYEVPEEYKNMPLLKGRATVDMKVKVKDNPNLEECVFRIVLDGYNAPVTSGNFVDLVQRHFYDGMEIQRADGFVVQTGDPDGPAEGFIDPSTEKVRTIPLEIMVVGEKAPFYGETLEELGLYKAQTKLPFNAFGTMAMAREEFEDNSASSQVFWLLKESELTPSNANILDGRYAVFGYVTQNEELLADLKVGDVIESIQVVAGLDNLVNPSYKIAS